The DNA window tCGCCTTCGGATGCAAAGGAGATTGCTGAAGGAGATACAACCTTGCCTTCAGATACAATGGAAATCGCTGAAGGAGATACAACCTTGCCTTCGGATGCAAAGGATATtaatgaaggagaagaaactTTGTCTTTTGATTCAAAGGGGATCgaagaaggaaatgaaacGTTGCCACTGGATGCAAAAGAGGTCAACAAAGGAGATGAAATGTTCCCTTTTAATGTGAAGGGGATCGACGAGGGAGATGAAAAGGACAGGGATGTTGAAGCTGGCAATGGGCCTTTGGTAGAAGATGAGGCCAGTCCTTTTGTTGGGCAGTGGAAAGGGAATCTGGTACACCCCAACCGGGAATCTGAGGGGATTTGGGACACTTCTGGTCTTGAGGGGTTAGCTCTACAGTTGGTAGAAGGAGAGAAAAATGCCAGGAATTGGTGGAGAAAGGTATTTTAACAGACCcgtctttttttcttctttttattttgagttcgGCTGATAGATGTGTATGTCTGATGATCTTTATGCCTTTCTTTAGTCTatcttgttttatttctttgaaacCAACCTGGCTTCTAATGTAGTGTTGGATATGTGTCTGTTTACGTGTGTTTAATCAATTACAAAGAATGAGATTCTTACTTGTTAGAGTGCTTACCCTTTAGGCTCTGTAAATACATTAGTTGCTGGTCCTTTGTAGGAGCAAAGCCAAGTACAACATCCTTATGAACAACTTGTCAGCCTTGGGTACATTTTTAATGCTTTTATAAGTCATTTGATCTTGTAAGTCATTAGTTTAACTTTTGGGACGTGTCATTTGAGTGGTGACTAGATTATTAGGTTTAACTAGTAGGGAGAGTAGTGTGATGGAGATGAGGATGAGCAAGAGCTCAAACCGAGTCTTAGGGTCACCCACCTTTGAGTGGCTAAGCTACATATCTGTGCTTAAGAAGAGTGAGCCTTGTTATGTGATTGAAAATGAGATAAGACTATTTAATGCATTTGATAGCTATACTTCCCTTTGTGATTAACACTAATTAGGATGGCTTCTAGTAATTTCAATCGATTTATAGATAAGTGTctctttcaaaagaaaaaagaagagaaaaggttCGTTTAAGCCGCTGACAGACTAGCTAATTCAGTATACCCAATGAAGAAAAGACCACTTTTTTTTACGAGAATAAAACAAAGGATCTTATTAACGAACTTTTAGTTAGTAGTCCAACCCtaatgaagagaaaagaaagtcATATGATGTCCTTTTGGCTTTCAAATTTTAGCATGGATCAGAATTCACTATGTACTTCATTTtgacaaaattatcaaaaccTATCCTCCTGATATATTCTCCAACTTTTACTTGTGCAGCTTGAAGTTGTGCGTGAATTATTAGTCGAAAATGTGCACGCTGAGGAGTGCCTGGAGTCATTGATATATTCTGCTATCTACCTTAAGGTTCTCTTCAATATCTTGTTTTAGtaatcatttttcttattcCGTACTCCTATATTCTCAAGATCGTTCTTGTTTAGTGGATAAATACAGGTCAAATCCCTTGTCTTGAAGATGGGGGTCATCACTGGCCAGATAGGCATGCTGAAACTTCTAGGATTATATTTCGCGAACTAGAACGATCGTTGTCCAAGAAAGATATTTCTCCCCAGGTGGTCTACTTCTACTACTAGCTTCTTTGTTTTGATCTCTTTTTTCAGCTAaaacttgttttcttttcttttcacattCAGGCATCTCTCGTAGTCCGAAAAATTCATCCATGTTTGCCGTCTATTAAATCAGAATTTACTGCATCTGTTCCTTTAACACGTATACGAGATATTGCTCATCAGAACGATATCCCTCATGATCTCAAGGTAATGCTTTGAAGACCTCTCAATGTCAGAGTAAGATAGATTTTTCTTTCGCTAGTGATTCCTATTGGATCATTGGAGAGTAcaatttatatgtttttttactGAAGTTTCATTTTTCAGGAAGAAATCAAACATACAATACAAAACAAGCTTCATCGCAATGCTGGCCCAGAGGACTTACTTGCCACAGAAGCAATGCTTACAAGGATAACCAAAAACCCTGGAGAATATAGTGAAGTCTTTATAGAGCAGTTCAAAATATTCTACCAAGAATTGAAAGATTTCTTCAATGCTGGGAGGTCAGATAAGGAATCCCATTACTTGCCTTTCTTCATCGCGTTTTTCTtagatatttatgtttgatgTGCTGCATGTactgtaatatatatatgaaatgtACTAGTTGGCATATTTCTTTTCACTACATGCATTCAAGCTGCTTATATTTCTGTCATCTATGGCTAAAATCGATGCAACCACACCAATTTGATAGGAGTtggaaaatttaaatgaaaatagtattaaatacttgaagaaaatatagtaaaatatctaaataaattcaagGAACTTGGAGATCTCCCTCTTTGAGTATAACTCAAGCTTTAACAATtaaactgtgagatcccacgttggttgaggaggagaacggagcattctttataagggtgtcgaaacctctccctagaagacgtgttttaaaaaccttgagaggaagccaaagaggaaagcccaaagaggacaatatctgttagtggtgggcttgggccgttacaaatggtatcaaagctagacattcgggcgatgtgccagcaaggaggctgagccccgaaggggggtgaacacgaggcagtgtgtcagcaaggacgctgggccccgaaggggtgtggattggggggtagtcccacatcgattggagaagggaacgagtgttagAGAGGATGAcgggccccgaaagggggtggattctgagattccacatcggttggggaggataacaatgcattctttataagagtgtggaaacctctccctagcaaatgcattttaaaaaccttaaggggaagcccaaatggaaagtccaaagaggacaatatctgctagcggtgggcttgggccattatataaattatttttgaaaaactttccCACTTATTGTGGCTTGCATATCTTCCATATCTTCTCCTTATGTCATGGATGTAATAGAGGACAGCAATGTATTAGGAAGTTATGTTCAGTAACAATAAAATGAAgcatgattatttttattacagAAAAGCTCAAGAGTGATCCATGCCAAATCTTTGAGATCATATCTTTTATCATCAAGGCGGACTTTCACATTGACAGCCTAAGTAGTAATAAGAACTGTTGTGCCTTTATAAGAATTCACATTNattcccccccccccccccttctctatctctctcttaTGCATTATTGTGATCTTGTATTGATATTAAATGCATGTACACCGTTTTTGGACTGATAGGCTACATCTTCAATGCTCAATTTGTCAAATTAAAACTTGATAactaatatgaaattattacaATCCTTGAGAATAGTTCTGTAGCGgcccaagcacaccgctagcagatattgtcctctttgggatttccctttcgagcttcccctcaaggctttaaaacgcgtatgctagggaaacgtttccacactcttaaaaagggtgtttcgttctcctccccaactaatgtgggatatcacaatccaccccccttcagggcccagtgtcctcgctggcactcgttcctttctccaatcgatgtgggacccccaccaaatccattcccttcggggcccagcgtccttactggcacaccgcctcgcctaccccccttcggggaacagcctcctcgctggcacatcgttcggtacctggctttgatatcatttgtaacagcccaaagcacaccactagcaaatattgtcttctttgggctttcccttttgggcttcccctcaggctttaaaacgtgtctactagggaaaggtttccacacccttataaagggtatttcgttctcctccccaaccaatgtgagatatcacaagTTCAATGTAAAAGTTTTTTCATCTTGGGGCTAAGATGTCTTTTCACTTCTTTAAACAAGTTCGTTGAAATCCTGTAACATGTCTATGCTGAGTCAATTTATAGTGCAAATCCAATACCAATACTCTTTCTGCAAATGAGAATTTCGTGCTATTTTCAGCCTTGCAGAACAACTTGAATCAATCAAGGAGTCTGTTGATGGACATGGCTTGTCGGCTCTTGCCTACTTCTTGGAGTGCAAAAAGGTGATATGTTGTCttgttaaatttgttttttaataggAAACCTAAACATTTAATTCACGTTAAATTTGTTGATATTAGATGCAATTATTAACTCTTGTTTAAGATACTATCAGTTGGAACATTATCTTCTCATATGCATATGAGCTTTCGTTTCGGCAATTTGCAATTTGGTTCTTGCGGTTCAAGTTTGGTTGCATTTGAGTCCCTGAGTTTTCATACTCGACATTTTAATCCATGAGGCTTAGAAAAACGGTTGTGGTCCTTGCTTTTAGTTTTACATTATTGTAGCTAATAGAAAGgtgattagattttttttttttaaattcttaagcCAACGtgacaattttaaattaaaacttttcttctttgtattttctctcttcctttctaTTTCCTTTCTCATCCTCCCCCACAGCCACCAACCTCATTGTTGCTGTCACCTGTCGTTGCCACCACTCTTTGGTCTGAAATGAGGGAGAGATCCCTCGTTTTGGATCGAAGGGAAGGCCACCAACCTCGTCGTCGCTGTCACCAATCATTGTCACCACTCTTTGATCTGAAATGAAGGAGAGATCCCTCGTTTTGGATCAAAGGGAGGTGGCGATGATGGGCGACATCGACAAGGTTGGTTGAAGTGGAGAGGatgaggaaggaaagagaaggaTGGGtaggggagagagagaagagaaagaaggaaatttaaaaaaaatggtatcaaaatatttatttttatttgagttttaaaaaattaaaagattaattttaataaagaaaagtcATGTCAACTTAAGAAAATATACTAAAAGAACATCCAATCAACTTTCTATTAGTAATGGGAAGTTGATGGCAGGGAccaaaaaaaaccaatttcCCTAACCTTAGGGATCAAAATGTTGGGTTTGAAAACTCAGAAAAATTGTATCTTTTCCATACTTTTCTATTGACATTGTTTCTTGTAATTCAAGGATATTGATGAAAAGGTTCAGATTGCTTAATAGGCCTTGCTCGTATGGTATTTTATTTCCAGAACTTGGATGCTGCAGATGAGTTGGGCAGTTCTTTCCAAAACCAAGGCACTGCCCTGGTTTTCAAAACCATTCAATCATTGAATGCTTTGAGAGAAATACTCATAAGAGGTCTTGAAAGTGGCTTGAGAAATGATGCTTCTGATACAGCAATAGCCATGCGGCAAAAAGTAAGCCAATtgaaagtatttatttataaaatcaatCAAGTTAGGATTCAAACAGCTCTTATTTTCCACCTTTTGTGCAAGTGCAGTGGCGTCTTTGTGAGATCGGGCTTGAGGactatttgtttgttcttcttaGCAGGTACATATTTTTCAGGCTTCCTAGAGccttttttcttgtcttttgtAGAGGCCTACAGTACATGGTGAATTGAATTGCTTGTAAAGCATTTATGTTATAGAGTTCCCTAGGAAATATGTGAAGTGGCGAGCCTGTTTATACTACATAACTTTTACTCACTCGACCGGACTCGGAGATAAGGTTGACCGTAGTTGGAAGAGGCAGTAGAGTCCTACAAGTGAaaactttttgttgtttttaagCATAGGTATCTTTTGGATCTTTATCCCTGTTTAGGCCATcctaatttcttgaaagttgTGAAAGCATTTTAGGGAAACATTTTGATTTACTAAAAGCTTAAAGTTGAGTTATTCCGATGGTCTAAAATTATCACTGATGttattagatttataaatgtGATGGAGGCAACAAGGGGTGGTGATATGCTGGTAGAAAATGTGAAGTCAAAGAATGTAAGCTATTGGAATGAACCACTGGATGCCATTATTTTTGGTACTCATCAGCTGGGCTTATCTGGTTGGAAGCCAGAAGAGTGCGTGGCTATCGTAAATGAGATTCGTGCTTGGAAGGAGAGAGGTCTCGCTGAAAGGGAAGGTAATTGTTGTCTTTAGCATagcataaaaaaagaatgggTTTCTTCTTTCTGCTTAAAATTAACAAGATCAGAAATGGActtattgtttctttatttatttatttgttattggGAAAAAGAAATACTTCGGTATAATTATACCTCACTCTTTGCAAATTAggaaggtcttttgtaaacaccccctttgtaaatttcaatcatcaatgaaattgtctcttataaaaaatatatattcgaCAAATAAGTACAAAAAGAAGTTTTGAACACTTTAGTTTAAGTGTTCCAACAACGGTTGATCATATATCTACACGTGTCTGACGTCTTTACTGTGCTTAATAAATGTGCAACTGTAatggcccaagtccaccactagcagatattgtccttttttagttttcccttttgggcttaccttcaaggttttcaaaacgcatatgctagggagaggtttccacacgcttataaagggtgttttgttctcctccccaaccaatgtgggatatcacaatccactcccattcagggcccagcgttctcattggcactcattcctttctctaatcgatgtgggacctccaccaaatccacccccttcggggcccagcatccttgctggcactccgCCTCGTGTCAACCCCCTCTTCGGgaaacagcctcctcgctggcacatcattcggtgtctggctctgataccatttgtaacggcccaagcccatcgctagcagatattgtcctctttgggctttcactttcgggcttaccctcaaggtttttaaaacacgtctactagggaaaggtaaacacacttataaatggtgtttcgttctcaccccaaccgatatgagatatCACAGCAATGCATATCCAACTAATTTCTGgcacaaattttatttgttcaatAAATGTTGGATATGTATTTGTTGTGCTTAACCAAGTTCTAACACACTTCTAACAAATATGGGTGTCCTATTTATATTATGTAGGACTCTTTACCCATATTAAGGTGTTCATGCTTAGTAGCTCTAAATCAATTGCATTTCTATGACTGACTTGATTTATATGATCAGCTAACCACCTTatgaatttgttatttttcttatcaAGGAAGTGAAGATGGCCCAACTATCTGGGGATTGAGGCTTAAGGCTACTCTTGATAGAACAAGGAGGCTGACTGAGGAATATTCTGAAGCGCTTCTTCAAATATTCCCTGAGAAAGTTAAGGTACAAATACATCTGTTTATCATAAACACGACAAGAACTACTTGATGAGATGGTAATGTGCTGAACCATGAACTCAACCAATCTATTTCTGTGTGGTTTTGCGGGCAAaagtaaatttataaatagcTATTGTTTCTGTGGAATATCATCCGTTTAAGTACAACCTTGGTCTTAGACTGCTGTAGAGGATTATATGGTTCTTCTTGTCTTGTGCATGACGTAACGTAGAATCTGTAATTGGCGTTCATTTCAGATGCTTGGAAAAGCGTTTGGGATCCCTGAAAACAGCGTGAGAACATATACTGAAGCTGAAATTCGTGCTAGGTATAACGGTTTGGgtaattttattctattcCTCTTTATTACCGTTCGTTGACCATGAGTTGATGCTGAAGTCTGTCGGGAAACTCTAGCGTAATTTTTCAGGTATCGAAGCTATGCACGATTCTTTTGAAAGCAATCAGAACCGCACTTGGATTGCAGGGTTGGGATGTTCTTGTGCCAGGATCTGTTGAAGGAACATTTGTTCAGGTGCTCATGTGTTTATTTGTTTCACAAGAATTAAGTATTTGAAGTGAAATGAAGTTCGTAAAGAAGTTGAGCGAGGCTCGTCACAAACATTGCAATCTATCTATCATTTTAACAcattaaaacacgtctatgcTGGAAATTGCACATAACTTTGCCTGCAACCCAAATATTATGTAATTGCGAGTATTTCTTCAGGTTGAGAGGATTGTCCCAGGGTCTCTTCCAACATCCATAGAAGGGCCTGTTATTCTTATGGTTAACAAAGCCGATGGCGATGAAGAGGTTCAAAGCTTATATCCCTTTCGCTCACCCTATTTATGGCGTCGTTATCGTTTTGCTCCTCTTTCTAATGATATTGATGGTATTAGAATGCTCCTCcatgaaggaaaataaaataaaatgttgttAAAGTTGATGATTTGCAGATAACAGCTGCTGGGAGCAACATAACAGGAGTTGTGCTACTACAGGAACTACCTCATTTATCTCATCTTGGTGTAAGGGCTCGACAAGTAAGGGCAGCCTCTCTAAAATAGTGCCTTTTTCAAACGCTGTTGTACAGTATCAACGAACAATGCGTGTCGGCTTTGTAGGAAAAAGTTGTATTTGTTACATGTGAGGACGACGAAAGAATTTCTGTTCTGCAGAAACTTCGCGGGAATTTTGTGAGGTTGTATGGTTTTTggttcatgttcttgttcatGGGTGATTGTAGGGTGATGCTTAACGAAGTGTTATGTTTTTTGTTGAGATGTGTAGGATGGAAGCATCGGCAACTTCTGTTCATATATATCCTCCATCAGATACAAGCACTGATAACTTTCCTGCCAGAACTGCTCCAGACGAGTATGTGTTTAGTTTTGAAAAGTCCAGTATGCAAGACCCCTTATTACCTGCCTCTGGAGCTCCTTACCCGACACTGGTGACGTATAATGCAGTCAAATCGTTCCTCAATGACGTTTGGACATTGGACAcgtcttcctttttttttttcttctctcagtATATcgatttttctctaaattagtgATGGTTGAACTTTGTCTAGGGAATTTCTTCTGGAGTGGTACAGCTTGCTGATGCAGATGCTCGAATTGCAGGAGCAAAAGCTGCCATTTGTGGTCGTTTGGCTTCTTTGGCTGCCATCTCTGATAAAGGTAAATTTTGGATctaatttttttcccttaaattTGTCTTTGAAGAAACTAGGTTTGAGTTGTAATATTCCACCTCTAATGAACCGGTATGAAGTCCTAACATAGGCAGCCATGCATAAGGAAATTTTCTGTTAATTACATCATGAAAGTATATGAATTTCTTAGAAAAATCCGCGCCTGTCCCATTGTAAGATCCTACAACAGTCGAAGGAGGGAACGAAACGTTCCttaacctttccctagcagacacgttttaaaactttgaggggaagtttggaagggaaagcccaaaaaggacaatatctactggcagaaggcttgagctattacaaatggtattagagccaggcactaggcggtgtgccaacgaggacacaaggcccccaagggggtggattgtgagatcccacgttggttggagagaagaacaaagcatttcttattaaggtgtggaaacctctccctagtagacctgttttaaaacctcgagggaaagcctgaaagggaaagtccaaagaggacaatatctgctagctgtgggcttgggctgttacaaatggtacaaAACCAGACACTTGCGcttccaagggggtggattgtgagatcccacatcggttgaagaggagaacgaagcgttccttataagggtatgaaaatctctccctagtagacgaattttagaactttgaagggaagcccaaaaaggaaacccaaagagggggaagtccaaaaaggaaacccaaagaggacaatatcggctagcaatgggcttgggcttgggcttttaCACCCGTAGTCTTAGAGCTTAAAGACTCTCGAGACATCAAAGGTTTTCCTTATTTGCTCCCCCAAAGATGAAGCGAATGGATTTCTATTCCGTTAATTGTCATTTTCGACGCGCTGGGCTAAATTTCATTCcaaacttattattatttcaattccagcactttattattttacacaTAACCAGACGTTGGTTGGCAGGTTTTACAAGTCTACAAATTCCAGCTGCGTTTCGAGTTCCTGCAGGTGCAGTGATTCCATTTGGTTCTATGGAATTAGCACTCACTCAAACTAATTCCATGGAAAAGTTCATATCTATTTTGGAACAAATCGAAACAGCAAAAGTAGGAGTGGAACTAGATGAACTTTGCAAACAACTCCATGACTTGGTGTCTTCTCTGCAATTGACACAAGACATAATTGATAGTTTAGGGACAATATTTCCTGAAGATGCACGCTTAATCGTCCGTTCGAGTGCGAATCTCGAGGATTTGGCTGGCATGTCAGCTGCTGGACTTTACGAGTCAATTCCAAATGTAAGTTTGAGAGATCCAACTGTTTTTAGAAACGCTGTAAGCGAAGTATGGGCGTCGTTGTACACTCGAAGAGCAGTTCTAAGCAGACGAGCTGCTGGAGTACCTCAGAAGGATGCTTTA is part of the Cucurbita pepo subsp. pepo cultivar mu-cu-16 chromosome LG03, ASM280686v2, whole genome shotgun sequence genome and encodes:
- the LOC111789616 gene encoding phosphoglucan, water dikinase, chloroplastic-like isoform X1: MGSIRAPHCSITSSHIHLCNRFPLPRTLNCHHHHQLQCRKNPFHLTIFSEPGCLSSFCNYNRQVVSGAFSASQGTIREDVEQKMTGELGSGGKVLLKVRLAHQVEFGESVAILGSSEELGSWKNCVLLNWSEDGWVCDLELRGDEQVEFKFVIVGKDGSVLWESGDNRVLHLPKIGKFSSVYQWNQTGEAVEMLALDVEEVSEEDEILPLDVEEVSEGDKMLALDVEEVSEEDEMLPLDVEEVSGGDKMLALNVEEVSEGDKMLALDVEEVSEGDKMLALDVQEVCEGDKMLALDVEEVSEGDQMLALDVQEVSEGDKMLALGVEEVSEGDKMLALGVEEVSGGDKMLPLGVEEVSEGDKGLPLDVEEISEGDKMLPLDVVKVSEGDEMLPLKAEEINGDGTSPLDAKDFTEGNETSPSDAKEIAEGDTTLPSDTMEIAEGDTTLPSDAKDINEGEETLSFDSKGIEEGNETLPLDAKEVNKGDEMFPFNVKGIDEGDEKDRDVEAGNGPLVEDEASPFVGQWKGNLVHPNRESEGIWDTSGLEGLALQLVEGEKNARNWWRKLEVVRELLVENVHAEECLESLIYSAIYLKWINTGQIPCLEDGGHHWPDRHAETSRIIFRELERSLSKKDISPQASLVVRKIHPCLPSIKSEFTASVPLTRIRDIAHQNDIPHDLKEEIKHTIQNKLHRNAGPEDLLATEAMLTRITKNPGEYSEVFIEQFKIFYQELKDFFNAGSLAEQLESIKESVDGHGLSALAYFLECKKNLDAADELGSSFQNQGTALVFKTIQSLNALREILIRGLESGLRNDASDTAIAMRQKWRLCEIGLEDYLFVLLSRFINVMEATRGGDMLVENVKSKNVSYWNEPLDAIIFGTHQLGLSGWKPEECVAIVNEIRAWKERGLAEREGSEDGPTIWGLRLKATLDRTRRLTEEYSEALLQIFPEKVKMLGKAFGIPENSVRTYTEAEIRASVIFQVSKLCTILLKAIRTALGLQGWDVLVPGSVEGTFVQVERIVPGSLPTSIEGPVILMVNKADGDEEITAAGSNITGVVLLQELPHLSHLGVRARQEKVVFVTCEDDERISVLQKLRGNFVRMEASATSVHIYPPSDTSTDNFPARTAPDEYVFSFEKSSMQDPLLPASGAPYPTLVTYNAVKSFLNDGISSGVVQLADADARIAGAKAAICGRLASLAAISDKGFTSLQIPAAFRVPAGAVIPFGSMELALTQTNSMEKFISILEQIETAKVGVELDELCKQLHDLVSSLQLTQDIIDSLGTIFPEDARLIVRSSANLEDLAGMSAAGLYESIPNVSLRDPTVFRNAVSEVWASLYTRRAVLSRRAAGVPQKDALMAVLVQELLSPELSFVLHTYSPTNQNGKYVEAEIACGLGEILASGARGTPWRLSSGKFDGLVQTLAFANFSDELRVLADGQMARFTVDYSKKPLSIDPKFRKQLGRRLCSVGYFLECKFACPQDVEGCVVGDDIYIVQARPQPL
- the LOC111789616 gene encoding phosphoglucan, water dikinase, chloroplastic-like isoform X2, giving the protein MGSIRAPHCSITSSHIHLCNRFPLPRTLNCHHHHQLQCRKNPFHLTIFSEPGCLSSFCNYNRQVVSGAFSASQGTIREDVEQKMTGELGSGGKVLLKVRLAHQVEFGESVAILGSSEELGSWKNCVLLNWSEDGWVCDLELRGDEQVEFKFVIVGKDGSVLWESGDNRVLHLPKIGKFSSVYQWNQTGEAVEMLALDVEEVSEEDEILPLDVEEVSEGDKMLALDVEEVSEEDEMLPLDVEEVSGGDKMLALNVEEVSEGDKMLALDVEEVSEGDKMLALDVQEVCEGDKMLALDVEEVSEGDQMLALDVQEVSEGDKMLALGVEEVSEGDKMLALGVEEVSGGDKMLPLGVEEVSEGDKGLPLDVEEISEGDKMLPLDVVKVSEGDEMLPLKAEEINGDGTSPLDAKDFTEGNETSPSDAKEIAEGDTTLPSDTMEIAEGDTTLPSDAKDINEGEETLSFDSKGIEEGNETLPLDAKEVNKGDEMFPFNVKGIDEGDEKDRDVEAGNGPLVEDEASPFVGQWKGNLVHPNRESEGIWDTSGLEGLALQLVEGEKNARNWWRKLEVVRELLVENVHAEECLESLIYSAIYLKWINTGQIPCLEDGGHHWPDRHAETSRIIFRELERSLSKKDISPQASLVVRKIHPCLPSIKSEFTASVPLTRIRDIAHQNDIPHDLKEEIKHTIQNKLHRNAGPEDLLATEAMLTRITKNPGEYSEVFIEQFKIFYQELKDFFNAGSLAEQLESIKESVDGHGLSALAYFLECKKNLDAADELGSSFQNQGTALVFKTIQSLNALREILIRGLESGLRNDASDTAIAMRQKWRLCEIGLEDYLFVLLSRFINVMEATRGGDMLVENVKSKNVSYWNEPLDAIIFGTHQLGLSGWKPEECVAIVNEIRAWKERGLAEREGSEDGPTIWGLRLKATLDRTRRLTEEYSEALLQIFPEKVKMLGKAFGIPENSVRTYTEAEIRASVIFQVSKLCTILLKAIRTALGLQGWDVLVPGSVEGTFVQVERIVPGSLPTSIEGPVILMVNKADGDEEITAAGSNITGVVLLQELPHLSHLGVRARQEKVVFVTCEDDERISVLQKLRGNFVRMEASATSVHIYPPSDTSTDNFPARTAPDEYVFSFEKSSMQDPLLPASGAPYPTLGISSGVVQLADADARIAGAKAAICGRLASLAAISDKGFTSLQIPAAFRVPAGAVIPFGSMELALTQTNSMEKFISILEQIETAKVGVELDELCKQLHDLVSSLQLTQDIIDSLGTIFPEDARLIVRSSANLEDLAGMSAAGLYESIPNVSLRDPTVFRNAVSEVWASLYTRRAVLSRRAAGVPQKDALMAVLVQELLSPELSFVLHTYSPTNQNGKYVEAEIACGLGEILASGARGTPWRLSSGKFDGLVQTLAFANFSDELRVLADGQMARFTVDYSKKPLSIDPKFRKQLGRRLCSVGYFLECKFACPQDVEGCVVGDDIYIVQARPQPL